From the Lathyrus oleraceus cultivar Zhongwan6 chromosome 4, CAAS_Psat_ZW6_1.0, whole genome shotgun sequence genome, one window contains:
- the LOC127073160 gene encoding glycine-rich cell wall structural protein produces the protein MGNLHKYAAVLAFIFALVIGTFECRTLRKEESVDTFGGGGLGGGAGGGFGGGSGGGVGGGFGHGGGIGAGGGFGGGAGGGSGGGGGIGGGHGGGAGGGFGGGSGGGSGGGIGGGHGGGLGGGGGAGGGFGGGSGGGHGGGLGGGSGGGAGGGIGGGHGGGLGGGGGTGGGFGGGSGGGVGGGIGGGHGGGLGGGGGTGGGFGGGSGGGAGGGIGGGHGGGLGGGSGAGGGFGGGSGGGVGGGIGGGHGGGLGGGGGTGGGFGGGSGGGVGGGNGGGGGIGGGGGAGGGIGGGSGAGGGVGGGFGGGHGGGAGGGIGGGGGRGGGAGGGFGGGSGGGAGGGFGGGHGGGVGGGFGGGGDDRV, from the coding sequence ATGGGAAATTTACACAAGTATGCTGCAGTACTTGCTTTTATATTTGCGTTGGTGATAGGAACATTTGAATGCCGAACACTAAGAAAAGAAGAATCTGTTGACACCTTCGGTGGAGGTGGCTTAGGTGGTGGTGCAGGTGGAGGTTTTGGGGGTGGTAGTGGTGGAGGTGTTGGAGGAGGATTTGGACACGGTGGAGGTATTGGAGCCGGTGGTGGCTTTGGAGGCGGGGCTGGAGGTGGGAGTGGTGGTGGAGGAGGAATTGGAGGTGGTCATGGTGGTGGTGCAGGTGGAGGCTTTGGAGGTGGTAGTGGTGGTGGTTCTGGAGGAGGAATTGGCGGTGGACACGGTGGTGGATTAGGTGGAGGTGGTGGTGCGGGTGGAGGCTTCGGAGGAGGTAGTGGTGGTGGACATGGTGGTGGATTAGGTGGAGGTAGTGGTGGTGGTGCTGGAGGAGGAATTGGTGGTGGACATGGTGGTGGATTAGGTGGAGGTGGTGGTACAGGTGGAGGCTTCGGAGGAGGTAGTGGTGGTGGTGTTGGAGGAGGTATTGGTGGAGGACATGGTGGTGGATTAGGTGGAGGCGGTGGTACAGGTGGAGGTTTTGGAGGTGGTAGTGGTGGTGGTGCAGGAGGAGGAATTGGTGGTGGACATGGTGGTGGATTAGGTGGAGGTAGTGGTGCAGGTGGAGGCTTTGGAGGTGGTAGTGGTGGTGGTGTAGGAGGAGGAATCGGTGGTGGACATGGTGGTGGATTAGGTGGAGGTGGTGGTACAGGTGGAGGCTTTGGAGGTGGTAGTGGTGGTGGTGTGGGAGGAGGAAATGGCGGTGGTGGTGGTATAGGTGGAGGAGGAGGTGCCGGAGGAGGCATTGGAGGTGGTTCTGGAGCAGGTGGAGGTGTTGGAGGTGGCTTTGGAGGTGGACATGGTGGTGGTGCAGGAGGAGGCATTGGTGGGGGTGGTGGAAGAGGTGGAGGTGCAGGCGGAGGATTCGGGGGTGGATCTGGAGGAGGTGCGGGAGGCGGCTTTGGAGGTGGTCATGGTGGGGGTGTAGGAGGTGGTTTTGGAGGTGGTGGTGATGATCGAGTTTAA
- the LOC127135944 gene encoding uncharacterized protein LOC127135944, translated as MFKKLEINIPFSEALEQMLIYAKFMKDIISKKNSTDIDPIILTETCNVILQGMKIPVKKKDRGSVTIPFTIGDRKFKKALIDLGESISLMPLSIYKKLGIGTIQDTRMTLQFTDHSVRRPYGIVEDVLVKIDKFVFPVDFVILEMPEDEEIPLILGRPFLET; from the coding sequence atgttcaaaaagcttgaaaTAAACATCCCTTTTTCTGAGGCATTAGAACAAATGCtaatatatgccaagttcatgaaagacatcatctccaaaAAGAATTCCACTGATATAGACCCAATCATCCTGACTGAAACATGTAATGTCATTCTGCAAGGtatgaaaatcccagtgaaaaagaaagataGGGGATCAGTTACTATTCCATtcactattggtgatagaaaattcaagaaagctctgattgacttaggagAAAGTATAAGTTTGATGCCATTATCCATCTACAAGAAATTAGGCATTGGCACCAttcaagatactcgaatgacaCTTCAGTTTACTGATCACTCTGTTAGGCGACCATATGGGATTGTGGAAGAcgttcttgtaaaaattgacaagtttgtttTCCCAGTTGACTTCGTCATTCTGGAAATGCCCGAAGATGAGGAAATTCCCCTCATATTGGGCAGACCATTCTTGGAGACATGA